The Acyrthosiphon pisum isolate AL4f unplaced genomic scaffold, pea_aphid_22Mar2018_4r6ur Scaffold_20959;HRSCAF=22639, whole genome shotgun sequence DNA window TTGAAGTCATGATGGACAATGACAACGTTGAGGTAGTTGAGGTCATGATGGACAATGACAACGTTGAGGCAGGTGAAGTCGCGATGGACGACGACAACGTTGAAATAGTTGTCATGAACGGAGACGAACAAGTATCAGATGATGATAACTTTGTTGGTGTTTTCGACCTTTCACCACTGTACGATATTGAAGGGGtcagtaaatattttgtataattttattattcatttaatgttcataaatgaaaaaacaaaatacaactatatttcttaaatttcagGTTGAACAAATCGCCCCGATTGTTGCTAGACTGTTGGTAGACCGTCCGGCTGGCGTTCAGCACCCACTACCGGAACCTCACAACTTAGGTGAATTGAATTACGTATGCACGTATTGTAGGGCCCGCCACTTTAAGTGCGAGGAAACAAGCCCGAATCATTTTTCAACGGCTGTATGTAAACTGCGGCAAAATTAACCTTTTTCTAAAAGTCGATATGTAAACtgcggcaaaaaaaaaattaagattatacAATCTGCGGCAAAACCGAtaagatacattatacaaactgcggcaattaattttatataccttctatgtatatacctatgtatatacctaccatatacgTATATCGTTTAATTTGTCTTGCGTACAAATTGGTAAGGTAAatccaaatgtatttttaagatttaacgAAACATATCGGGAATATCGGTTCCTGTACTTTTCATAATACTatagttagtacctacttatgtcTTACAAGTGTAGTTAGTTAGTGCAAGTTAGCAAAGTGTTAGTTAGTATTTATTCAACGTCATGGAATTTTCAACAATGTTTAGCCAGAATGGcaaaatattaacagtattaaacaattttaaattcaaaNNNNNNNNNNNNNNNNNNNNNNNNNNNNNNNNNNNNNNNNNNNNNNNNNNNNNNNNNNNNNNNNNNNNNNNNNNNNNNNNNNNNNNNNNNNNNNNNNNNNNNNNNNNNNNNNNNNNNNNNNNNNNNNNNNNNNNNNNNNNNNNNNNNNNNNNNNNNNNNNNNNNNNNNNNNNNNNNNNNNNNNNNNNNNNNNNNNNNNNNNNNNNNNNNNNNNNNNNNNNNNNNNNNNNNNNNNNNNNNNNNNNNNNNNNNNNNNNNNNNNNNNNNNNNNNNNNNNNNNNNNNNNNNNNNNNNNNNNNNNNNNNNNNNNNNNNNNNNNNNNNNNNNNNNNNNNNNNNNNNNNNNNNNNNNNNNNNNNNNNNNNNNNNNNNNNNNNNNNNNNNNNNNNNNNNNNNNNNNNNNNNNNNNNNNNNNNNNNNNNNNNNNNNNNNNNNNNNNNNNNNNNNNNNNNNNNNNNNNNNNNNNNNNNNNNNNNNNNNNNNNNNNNNNNNNNNNNNNNNNNNNNNNNNNNNNNNNNNNNNNNNNNNNNNNNNNNNNNNNNNNNNNNNNNNNNNNNNNNNNNNNNNNNNNNNNNNNNNNNNNNNNNNNNNNNNNNNNNNNNNNNNNNNNNNNNNNNNNNNNNNNNNNNNNNNNNNNNNNNNNNNNNNNNNNNNNNNNNNNNNNNNNNNNNNNNNNNNNNNNNNNNNNNNNNNNNNNNNNNNNNNNNNNNNNNNNNNNNNNNNNNNNNNNNNNNNNNNNNNNNNNNNNNNNNNNNNNNNNNNNNNNNNNNNNNNNNNNNNNNNNNNNNNNNNNNNNNNNNNNNNNNNNNNNNNNNNNNNNNNNNNNNNNNNNNNNNNNNNNNNNNNNNNNNNNNNNNNNNNNNNNNNNNNNNNNNNNNNNNNNNNNNNNNNNNNNNNNNNNNNNNNNNNNNNNNNNNNNNNNNNNNNNNNNNNNNNNNNNNNNNNNNNNNNNNNNNNNNNNNNNNNNNNNNNNNNNNNNNNNNNNNNNNNNNNNNNNNNNNNNNNNNNNNNNNNNNNNNNNNNNNNNNNNNNNNNNNNNNNNNNNNNNNNNNNNNNNNNNNNNNNNNNNNNNNNNNNNNNNNNNNNNNNNNNNNNNNNNNNNNNNNNNNNNNNNNNNNNNNNNNNNNNNNNNNNNNNNNNNNNNNNNNNNNNNNNNNNNNNNNNNNNNNNNNNNNNNATTTTTTGTCTttctagttatattttatttatccctttgttattagtttaatatgtgtcaattattatgtaatatttttttcttgttaaagGGCGTATGTCcgttgattattaataaataaataatttagactacatattcttattaaaaatataaagtctcTAAGAGATAACTTAGAATGTAAGAACCCTAGagaacattttgatttaaatgaCATAAtgcaaacattaaatttatattaaaaatcagaCTGTtctttattattggttttttgtttaattaattgtatatttaattattttagtattaaattatatacctacttatatgtattgtatagttttcttttgtcttaaaaaaaatgttatataaagatcagtagaataataaaaaaatttgtggaCGCAGGCTTCCTCTCGGTGGTCGACGTGTTATGTTTCGTTAGAGGTATGTTACAGTACAtaattaagtatacaaaatattattataatttaaaacaaaacaataactatCTATATTACTTGTGGTGGATGGAACATGGGTGGTACATTTTTCCCtg harbors:
- the LOC115034743 gene encoding uncharacterized protein LOC115034743, which encodes MVKRCVICGNVDGDNNVSVHRFLTDVRRLQWVEFVVNQGFPVNLNSTLCSRHFVPGLDYNEGNVRYRRLLHTAVPSLVVGPYREREDHVENVDAGVQVPRDELLLEENIEVVEVMMDNDNVEVVEVMMDNDNVEAGEVAMDDDNVEIVVMNGDEQVSDDDNFVGVFDLSPLYDIEGVEQIAPIVARLLVDRPAGVQHPLPEPHNLGELNYVCTYCRARHFKCEETSPNHFSTA